A genomic stretch from Candidatus Bathyarchaeota archaeon includes:
- the purC gene encoding phosphoribosylaminoimidazolesuccinocarboxamide synthase, with protein MNYLGRRFLRSGKVKDIYDAGEDQLLFVYTDRLSSHDVMLADKVPHKGEVLCRLSAYCFTNCSASGIETHLIDVPDQNKMLVKKLFLIPIEVIGRNYLYGSYWKRFQCGEVTLPEGTDPVLAAKLSEPVVEFTTKLEAKDRLITEQDIISYGWLKPEEIEQVKEITLKLNELMSKDSKKAGIILADFKVEFGKDEADKIILIDEAETPDSCRFWDASKYQPGKTQESFDKQIVRDYLERMKGWDKKPPKAGTKLTKPILPDEIIQKTSQRYIEAYERLTGRKF; from the coding sequence TTGAATTATTTGGGAAGACGTTTCTTGCGAAGTGGCAAGGTTAAAGATATCTATGATGCCGGTGAAGACCAGCTTCTATTCGTTTACACGGATAGATTATCTTCTCATGATGTAATGCTAGCTGACAAAGTTCCACATAAAGGCGAGGTTCTTTGTCGTCTGTCCGCCTACTGCTTTACAAACTGCAGCGCCTCCGGCATTGAAACGCATTTGATAGATGTTCCTGACCAAAACAAAATGCTTGTCAAAAAACTCTTTCTCATACCCATTGAAGTGATAGGTAGAAACTATTTGTATGGTTCATACTGGAAGAGATTTCAATGTGGTGAAGTTACGCTTCCAGAAGGAACAGACCCCGTATTAGCCGCAAAGCTCAGTGAGCCCGTGGTCGAGTTTACAACAAAGCTAGAGGCAAAAGACAGGCTAATCACGGAGCAGGACATTATTTCTTACGGATGGCTGAAACCAGAGGAGATTGAACAAGTCAAAGAAATTACATTGAAACTAAATGAGTTGATGTCAAAAGACTCAAAAAAAGCCGGGATTATCCTTGCAGATTTCAAAGTGGAATTCGGAAAAGATGAAGCTGATAAAATAATTTTGATAGACGAGGCTGAGACGCCTGACAGTTGTAGGTTCTGGGATGCAAGTAAATATCAACCCGGAAAAACGCAAGAGAGCTTCGACAAACAAATAGTAAGAGACTACCTTGAAAGAATGAAGGGCTGGGATAAAAAACCGCCGAAAGCGGGAACCAAACTGACGAAACCTATTTTACCTGACGAAATTATACAGAAGACAAGTCAACGATATATTGAAGCATATGAAAGATTAACGGGTAGGAAGTTTTAA
- a CDS encoding AIR carboxylase family protein — translation MSKQSVIILMGSKKDLSFAAPIGRVLEHFGVHYEYRIASAHKTPKDLLNILENYEQTGDRIVYITVAGLSNALSGLVDANTKFPVIACPPYSEKFGGADIYSSLRMPSGVAPLVILDPEGAALAAVKIFALENPSLLEKIREFQLKKKKEVNVADSAVRGKRISELEGV, via the coding sequence ATGTCTAAGCAAAGCGTCATTATCTTAATGGGGTCCAAAAAAGATCTTAGCTTTGCGGCTCCCATAGGCCGCGTACTGGAGCATTTTGGTGTTCACTACGAGTACAGAATAGCTTCAGCACACAAAACGCCAAAAGACTTACTGAACATTTTAGAAAACTATGAGCAAACTGGAGATAGAATAGTTTACATCACGGTTGCCGGCTTGTCTAATGCACTTTCCGGACTAGTTGACGCTAACACAAAGTTTCCAGTTATAGCTTGCCCTCCATACTCAGAGAAGTTTGGAGGCGCTGACATTTACTCCTCTCTAAGGATGCCGAGCGGAGTCGCGCCTCTTGTTATTCTAGACCCGGAGGGCGCCGCCTTAGCAGCTGTAAAGATATTTGCATTGGAAAATCCTTCACTGCTCGAAAAAATCCGTGAATTTCAATTGAAGAAAAAGAAGGAAGTCAACGTTGCTGATAGTGCGGTGCGGGGAAAGAGGATTTCCGAGTTAGAAGGTGTATGA
- a CDS encoding glutamine synthetase yields MVIQQNESTLISLNPNLLVTYLGKLPKDFTKEDIIKFVKDKDIKMINLCHVGEDGRLKSLSFVINNEKHLNEILEMGERVDGSSLFSYINLEASDLYVTPKYRTAFINPFNETPTLNLLCAYFDKNENQLDIAPENILRKAKEKLFKNTGVTLEALGELEFYIAFRQERKDLYPCAPEKGYHESSPFVKWENLRNEILSTIARTGAKVKYGHAEVGNIPDNGMEQHEIEFSLEPLENIADHITIAKWIIRNIGAKYGVNITFAPKLKVGHAGSGLHIHIRGYKNGKSIMTDSDGRLSDEAKKMIGGLLKFAPSLTAFGNTVPISYLRHGSHQETPTGIYWGYGNRSALVRVPLGWTAAGNMAKKINPGKTGNPMNANESRQTIELRTPDGSANIYLLLAGIAVAVEYGLTNKESIKLAEDLYVDALGEKKRKNLNRLKMLPQSCYESAKCLEKDRRYYEKGNVFPKQVIDSVLRKLYAYNDKRLKETLMNDIDKTNELIEQYLHFG; encoded by the coding sequence ATGGTAATTCAACAGAATGAATCCACCTTAATATCCCTAAACCCTAATCTGTTAGTTACATATCTTGGAAAGTTACCTAAAGACTTCACCAAAGAAGACATCATCAAGTTTGTAAAAGATAAAGACATAAAAATGATAAACCTCTGTCACGTCGGTGAAGATGGAAGACTGAAATCGCTCAGCTTTGTAATCAACAACGAAAAACATCTAAACGAAATCCTAGAAATGGGAGAAAGAGTAGACGGCTCAAGTCTTTTCTCATACATCAACTTGGAAGCAAGCGACCTCTATGTAACGCCAAAATACAGAACAGCGTTCATAAACCCCTTCAATGAGACACCGACCCTAAATCTTCTGTGCGCTTATTTCGACAAAAACGAGAATCAACTTGACATTGCTCCAGAAAACATATTGAGAAAAGCGAAAGAAAAACTGTTTAAGAATACGGGAGTTACACTTGAAGCCTTAGGCGAACTTGAATTCTACATTGCATTTAGGCAAGAAAGAAAAGACCTGTATCCTTGCGCACCCGAGAAGGGTTACCATGAATCTTCACCTTTTGTTAAATGGGAAAATCTGAGAAACGAAATCTTAAGCACTATTGCTAGGACTGGTGCAAAGGTAAAATATGGTCATGCTGAGGTTGGCAACATACCAGATAACGGTATGGAACAACATGAAATCGAGTTTTCACTAGAACCATTAGAGAATATAGCTGATCATATAACTATTGCCAAATGGATTATACGAAACATCGGTGCCAAATACGGGGTAAACATCACTTTTGCCCCCAAGTTAAAGGTCGGTCACGCTGGAAGCGGATTACACATACATATTCGCGGCTACAAAAACGGAAAAAGCATAATGACAGATTCAGATGGAAGACTAAGTGATGAAGCAAAGAAGATGATTGGGGGTCTCCTAAAATTCGCTCCAAGCCTCACAGCCTTTGGTAACACGGTGCCAATATCCTACTTGAGGCATGGCTCTCATCAAGAAACTCCAACAGGGATATATTGGGGATACGGAAACAGGTCAGCTCTAGTAAGAGTTCCATTAGGCTGGACTGCTGCTGGAAACATGGCGAAAAAAATCAATCCCGGGAAAACAGGTAATCCGATGAACGCGAATGAATCCAGACAAACAATTGAATTAAGGACGCCAGACGGGTCAGCAAACATTTACTTGCTTTTGGCTGGAATCGCCGTGGCAGTTGAGTACGGCCTAACAAATAAAGAGTCTATCAAACTCGCAGAAGACCTCTATGTGGATGCGCTTGGAGAAAAGAAAAGAAAAAATTTGAACAGGTTAAAAATGCTGCCACAGTCTTGTTACGAATCTGCAAAATGTTTAGAGAAGGATAGAAGATACTACGAAAAAGGAAATGTGTTCCCTAAACAAGTAATAGACAGCGTCCTACGGAAACTATATGCATACAACGACAAGAGATTAAAAGAAACGTTAATGAACGACATCGATAAAACAAACGAGTTAATTGAACAATACCTACACTTCGGCTGA
- a CDS encoding radical SAM protein → MKVLFVEPPKDYWFVMGEYLPPPYGILQLAAYLESKNKNVEIEVLDCQAKGLDWKALEKHVEASAPDVVASSALATCNTYVAVRTLETAKKVNPNVLTVAGGQHFTMMAQESLETYSEIDVIVRGEGELTLVELVKAFAEKKSFARTKGISFRHDGKIKHNPSRPLIENLDDLPYPGYHFVEDVVHKYHFTAMAGPKTKYALIEGSRGCPHRCTFCTQWKHWEGMWRTKSPKRIADEFEFCYEKYGSKFIWLTDDNFGLGKRASDLADEIIKRGFSDDIMWFTQVRCDDVVKHRDLLPKMRKSGLRWTLLGVESASQSTLEAFKKGIRPEDAKTAVKLLHENDIFAHAMLIIGERKDTAESIARLREFMNDIDPAFAIFAILTPFPGTEVFEEAKRNGWIEDFNWAHYDMVHAIMPTETLSREEVQEELYNCYRSFFGSWGRRLKGLFSTNEIKRRVFWYMATKGILKQLRSLF, encoded by the coding sequence ATGAAAGTTCTTTTCGTGGAACCGCCGAAGGATTACTGGTTTGTCATGGGAGAATATCTTCCGCCACCATATGGAATCCTTCAACTCGCAGCGTATCTCGAAAGCAAAAACAAAAACGTGGAAATAGAAGTATTGGACTGCCAAGCTAAAGGTTTAGATTGGAAAGCACTGGAAAAACATGTGGAAGCTTCTGCCCCCGATGTTGTTGCCTCAAGCGCACTTGCCACTTGCAATACCTACGTTGCCGTTCGAACCTTAGAAACAGCTAAGAAAGTGAATCCTAACGTCCTGACAGTTGCTGGAGGCCAACACTTCACAATGATGGCCCAGGAAAGCTTAGAAACCTACTCTGAGATTGACGTAATTGTCCGCGGAGAAGGAGAACTAACACTTGTGGAATTAGTCAAAGCATTTGCTGAGAAAAAATCTTTTGCGAGAACAAAGGGCATTTCTTTTCGGCACGATGGCAAAATCAAACATAATCCTTCGCGCCCCTTGATTGAGAACTTAGACGACCTGCCATATCCCGGATATCACTTCGTAGAGGATGTGGTTCACAAATACCATTTCACCGCAATGGCGGGTCCTAAAACCAAGTATGCCCTAATCGAGGGATCAAGAGGCTGCCCACACCGCTGTACGTTTTGCACTCAATGGAAGCATTGGGAAGGCATGTGGAGAACCAAATCGCCGAAACGAATCGCAGACGAGTTTGAGTTTTGCTACGAAAAATATGGAAGTAAATTCATCTGGCTGACCGACGACAACTTCGGATTGGGCAAACGTGCAAGCGACTTAGCTGATGAAATCATCAAACGAGGATTTTCGGACGATATAATGTGGTTTACGCAGGTGAGATGTGACGATGTCGTGAAGCACCGTGACCTCTTACCCAAGATGCGAAAATCGGGCCTCCGCTGGACGCTTCTAGGAGTAGAAAGCGCTAGTCAGTCGACGCTTGAAGCTTTTAAAAAAGGGATAAGACCAGAAGACGCTAAAACAGCTGTGAAATTGTTACATGAGAACGACATATTCGCTCACGCGATGTTGATTATCGGAGAACGCAAGGATACAGCGGAGTCAATAGCACGTTTGAGAGAGTTTATGAACGATATAGATCCCGCTTTTGCGATTTTTGCGATCCTCACACCGTTTCCTGGAACCGAAGTTTTCGAAGAAGCGAAGCGAAACGGCTGGATCGAGGATTTTAATTGGGCTCATTATGACATGGTTCACGCTATTATGCCCACGGAGACGTTGTCAAGAGAGGAAGTGCAGGAAGAACTTTACAATTGCTATCGTAGCTTCTTCGGCTCTTGGGGTAGGAGATTGAAGGGTCTTTTCTCAACGAACGAGATAAAGAGGAGGGTCTTCTGGTATATGGCCACAAAAGGTATTTTGAAGCAGCTAAGAAGTTTGTTTTGA
- a CDS encoding zinc ribbon domain-containing protein: MVVCPKCGTKNEEDAKYCAQCGANLETGAYPSRRYKRKREEECFGIPRGGTVVGLAIGVIIILWGFIWLLQQVEVLPRTLEIGPFAAIIFGILILVGALYGLSRR, from the coding sequence ATGGTTGTTTGTCCTAAATGTGGGACCAAAAATGAAGAAGATGCCAAATATTGCGCGCAGTGTGGGGCAAATCTAGAGACTGGAGCCTATCCTTCTCGGAGATACAAACGCAAGCGGGAAGAAGAGTGTTTCGGAATTCCCAGAGGTGGCACAGTTGTAGGCTTGGCCATCGGCGTAATAATCATTCTTTGGGGGTTCATATGGCTTTTGCAACAAGTGGAAGTGCTCCCTCGAACCCTGGAAATTGGTCCATTCGCAGCAATAATCTTCGGAATATTAATCCTTGTTGGCGCTCTCTACGGACTAAGCCGCAGATAG
- a CDS encoding zinc ribbon domain-containing protein produces the protein MFFSTEEPWNSFYISLNEYSFFRGVKLPYCRKCGAELKEDAKFCSKCGTPVSEPARRKREHVDWWE, from the coding sequence ATTTTCTTTAGTACAGAGGAACCTTGGAATAGCTTTTATATCTCTCTTAATGAATACTCCTTTTTCAGAGGTGTAAAATTGCCTTATTGTAGAAAGTGTGGAGCCGAACTAAAAGAAGACGCAAAATTCTGTTCTAAATGCGGGACTCCAGTCAGCGAGCCCGCCAGAAGAAAGCGAGAACATGTTGACTGGTGGGAATAA
- a CDS encoding DUF547 domain-containing protein, translating to MVKASVLESRLNSALSSYVGSEGNVDYSSLEADKTVEEFADWLETFDRKSLEAVNEKIAFWINAHNMLIIYSVIIRLRKDSKYADTGNRGRFQRLTFFYKTKYKIGGKKYNFSQIEKILRSASDPRVHFAMSCASQSCPALRNSLYARKTLDHELDNAARAFIRSPQGLRLDKENKTIYLSAIFKWYEKDFEKTSESVLSFVEKYLRKEDRDFVKANHSEMKVDFLPYDWGLNIKKVGD from the coding sequence TTGGTCAAGGCATCCGTCTTGGAAAGCCGCTTGAATTCTGCTCTGTCCAGCTACGTGGGTTCTGAAGGAAACGTGGATTATTCATCTTTGGAAGCCGATAAAACCGTAGAGGAGTTCGCGGATTGGCTTGAAACGTTTGATAGAAAAAGCCTAGAGGCTGTCAACGAAAAGATCGCGTTCTGGATCAATGCCCATAACATGCTGATCATTTATAGCGTGATAATTAGATTGAGAAAAGATTCAAAATATGCAGACACAGGTAATCGAGGCAGATTTCAAAGGCTCACATTTTTCTATAAAACTAAATACAAAATCGGAGGGAAAAAATACAACTTTTCCCAAATCGAAAAAATACTGCGAAGTGCTTCTGATCCTAGGGTTCATTTTGCCATGAGCTGTGCCTCACAGAGTTGCCCCGCTTTAAGAAACAGCCTATACGCTAGAAAAACCCTCGATCATGAACTAGATAACGCAGCTAGGGCGTTTATCAGAAGCCCCCAAGGATTGAGACTTGACAAAGAAAACAAGACCATATACTTGTCAGCTATATTCAAGTGGTACGAAAAAGACTTTGAGAAAACGTCTGAAAGCGTCTTATCTTTTGTTGAAAAATATCTTAGAAAAGAAGACAGAGACTTTGTAAAAGCAAATCATTCGGAAATGAAAGTGGATTTTTTGCCCTATGATTGGGGGCTAAACATCAAAAAAGTTGGCGATTAG